TTGCCGGGCATGATCGACGATCCGGGCTGATTCTCGGGCTGTTCGATCTCACCGAGGCCGTTTCGCGGGCCCGAGGCGAGCAGTCGCAGGTCGTTGGCGATTTTGTTGAGCGACCCTGCGACGACGCGAAGTGCGCCGTGGGCCTCCGACATGGCGTCGTGGGCGGCCTGCGCTTCGAAGTGGTCGTCGGCCTCGCGGAACTGGACGCCGGTCTCTTTGGTGATGTACTCGGCGGCGCGCCCGGGGAACTCGGGGTGGGTGTTCAGCCCCGTCCCAACTGCGGTTCCACCGAGGGCGAGTTCTGCGAGGTGCTCACGAGTCTTGTCGACGCGGGCGAGCCCCTTCGCGACCTGCGTTCGGTAGCCGCCGAACTCCTGGCCCAGGGTGACCGGCGTGGCGTCCTGGAGGTGCGTCCGTCCGGTCTTGACGACGTCGTCGAACTCCTCTTCTTTCGCTTCGAGCGCCTGGCGAAGCGTGTCGAGCGCGGGGATGACGTCCTTCTCGACGGCCTCGAGGGCGGCGACGTGCATCGCCGTCGGGATCACGTCGTTGCTTGACTGGCCGAAGTTGACGTGGTCGTTCGGGTGGACGACGCGGTCGCCGATTTCCGAACCCATGAGCTCGGCGGCCCGGTTGGCGATGACCTCGTTGGCGTTCATGTTCGAGGAGGTGCCAGAACCGGTCTGGAACACGTCGACGGGGAACTGGTCGTCGAGGTCGCCCGCGATGACCTCGTCGGCCGCCTCGACGATGGCGTCGGCGACGTCCTCGTCGATCAACTCGAGGTCGCGGTTGGCCTGGGCCGCGGCCTTCTTGACGACGCCGAGGGCGCGAACGAACCGGCGGCCGAACGTGATCCCCGAGATGGGGAAGTTCTCGACCGCTCGCTGGGTCTGTGCGCCCCAGTAGGCGTCGGCCGGGACCTGCATCTCGCCGAGACTGTCCTCCTCCGTGCGAAACTCGTCTCCCATACCCTAGCGGTTCGCGGGCGTCAGGTAAAATCCACCGAAAACCGCGGCCCCTCGTCCGTCGCGTCGCGACGCTCGCGCAGGGCCGTCTGCAACCGTTTCCGACCCGTCGAGGCGACGGTTCGGCCGTCCCCGAGGTCGACGTCGTATATCGTCGGCGTCTTCCAGACGAACGTCTGAGAGCTGGCCGTGTCGACGACGACCGAGGTCAGTCCGAGTCGACGCTGGAAGATCGACCGGCGGTTCGAGACGGTCTGGATGCG
This region of Natronosalvus halobius genomic DNA includes:
- a CDS encoding class II fumarate hydratase, translated to MGDEFRTEEDSLGEMQVPADAYWGAQTQRAVENFPISGITFGRRFVRALGVVKKAAAQANRDLELIDEDVADAIVEAADEVIAGDLDDQFPVDVFQTGSGTSSNMNANEVIANRAAELMGSEIGDRVVHPNDHVNFGQSSNDVIPTAMHVAALEAVEKDVIPALDTLRQALEAKEEEFDDVVKTGRTHLQDATPVTLGQEFGGYRTQVAKGLARVDKTREHLAELALGGTAVGTGLNTHPEFPGRAAEYITKETGVQFREADDHFEAQAAHDAMSEAHGALRVVAGSLNKIANDLRLLASGPRNGLGEIEQPENQPGSSIMPGKINPVVAEAVNQVHKQVVGNDAAVAAGAAEGQIDLNLYKPVLAHNFLESAELLSNASTVFADRFVRKLEANQEYCERQVEQSMALATSLNVHIGYDKASEVAKTALKEDKTVREVALEKGYLTEDEADEVLDPRKMTERGILGDE